The proteins below come from a single Sphingomonas carotinifaciens genomic window:
- a CDS encoding TIM-barrel domain-containing protein: MSLFRHLLATGTALAALAATPALAAPLSTVDRNGAQVAIEPYAPNIVRVTIALDRTLADAAPGPGPNAPADATGWAHRTDQSGDIFASSAMTLTVKAQPWPAAPTQMQRYFAPSLPPVAITVTRPDGRPIAEMTGWEMSPHTVNGEQTFRVGASFAVQPDEHYYGLGQNQEGVLDLKGRTIDCRHNYDAPAGETVCVPFMVTNKGYGIVWDNPSALKVMPGLHNATQWQSEVGERISFFVITGDTTDQLYAGYARLTGATPLPPKAAFGLIQSKARYESQAELMAVADGYRQRNLPLDVMVLDWFHWTRMGQLDIDRTYFPDPKGMNDRLNAMGMRSILSVWPRFERESRYYNTLAAKGWFLHDKDGSVVDGLPFRSDRAGALLDTTNPETGQWFWERIRDNLASQGFDWFWLDETEPDLVPDGHFYSIGSGDRYHNIYPLTHTTPVAEGSARDRPNLRNLILARAAYLGVQRNGALFWSSDIKSTWEALKRQVPAGLGFTATGMAYWGSDIGGWQWPNGPKAERPLLIDPAGATAMAPDYADYPELMVRWFGYSVFTPTLRIHGQRPAASIWDYGKAAEPVLANFLRLRYSLMPYLYAMGHQTYQTGAPFMRALFMDFPNDPKVATIGDQYMFGPAFLVAPVTDQGVTKRPVYLPAGADWYDYWTNRRYTGGQTIEVAAPIDQVPLFVRAGSIVPMGVQVPSTATKQPLEAIRVYPGRDASFTLYDDDGTTNAYKKAAGGRSATLRWDDAAGRLTASGKLPTDQNPATLVQVIRPAS; this comes from the coding sequence ATGTCCCTTTTCCGACACCTTCTCGCCACCGGCACCGCGCTCGCCGCGCTGGCCGCCACCCCCGCCCTCGCCGCGCCCCTCTCCACCGTCGACCGCAACGGCGCACAGGTCGCGATCGAGCCCTACGCCCCCAACATCGTCCGGGTGACGATCGCGCTCGACCGCACCCTCGCCGACGCCGCCCCCGGACCCGGCCCCAACGCCCCTGCCGACGCCACCGGCTGGGCCCACCGCACCGACCAGTCCGGCGACATCTTCGCCTCCTCCGCCATGACCCTCACCGTCAAGGCGCAGCCCTGGCCCGCCGCCCCCACCCAGATGCAGCGCTACTTCGCGCCCTCGCTCCCGCCCGTCGCCATCACCGTCACCCGCCCCGACGGCCGCCCGATCGCCGAGATGACCGGCTGGGAAATGTCCCCCCATACGGTGAACGGCGAGCAGACGTTCCGGGTCGGCGCCAGTTTCGCGGTGCAGCCTGATGAGCATTATTACGGCCTCGGCCAGAACCAGGAAGGCGTGCTCGACCTGAAGGGCCGCACCATCGACTGCCGCCACAATTACGACGCGCCCGCCGGTGAAACCGTCTGCGTCCCCTTCATGGTCACCAACAAGGGCTATGGCATCGTCTGGGACAACCCGTCCGCGCTGAAGGTGATGCCCGGCCTCCACAACGCCACCCAGTGGCAGTCGGAGGTGGGCGAGCGCATCTCCTTCTTCGTCATCACCGGCGACACCACCGATCAGCTCTATGCCGGCTATGCCAGGCTGACCGGCGCCACCCCGCTGCCGCCCAAGGCCGCGTTCGGTCTGATCCAGTCCAAGGCGCGCTATGAAAGCCAGGCCGAGCTGATGGCCGTCGCCGACGGCTATCGCCAGCGCAACCTGCCGCTCGACGTCATGGTGCTGGACTGGTTCCACTGGACCCGCATGGGCCAGCTCGACATCGACCGCACCTATTTCCCCGATCCCAAGGGCATGAACGATCGCCTGAACGCAATGGGCATGCGCTCGATCCTCAGCGTCTGGCCGCGTTTCGAGCGGGAGTCGCGCTACTACAACACGCTGGCGGCCAAGGGCTGGTTCCTTCACGACAAGGACGGCAGCGTGGTCGACGGCCTGCCGTTCCGTTCCGACCGCGCCGGCGCGCTGCTCGACACCACCAATCCGGAAACCGGCCAGTGGTTCTGGGAGCGCATCCGCGACAATCTCGCCTCGCAGGGCTTCGACTGGTTCTGGCTGGACGAGACCGAGCCGGATCTGGTGCCGGACGGCCATTTCTATTCGATCGGCTCGGGCGATCGCTATCACAACATCTATCCGCTCACCCACACCACACCGGTGGCCGAGGGGTCGGCAAGGGATCGTCCGAACCTGCGCAACCTTATCCTTGCGCGCGCCGCCTATCTGGGCGTGCAGCGCAACGGCGCGCTGTTCTGGTCGTCGGACATCAAATCGACCTGGGAAGCGCTGAAGCGCCAGGTGCCTGCCGGCCTCGGCTTCACCGCGACCGGCATGGCCTATTGGGGCAGCGACATCGGCGGCTGGCAGTGGCCGAACGGCCCCAAGGCCGAACGCCCGCTACTGATCGATCCCGCCGGCGCGACCGCAATGGCGCCTGATTACGCCGACTATCCCGAACTGATGGTCCGCTGGTTCGGCTACAGCGTCTTCACGCCCACTCTGCGTATCCACGGCCAGCGTCCCGCCGCCTCGATCTGGGACTATGGCAAGGCGGCCGAGCCCGTTCTCGCCAACTTCCTGCGTCTGCGCTATTCGCTGATGCCCTATCTCTACGCGATGGGCCACCAGACCTATCAGACGGGCGCCCCGTTCATGCGCGCACTGTTCATGGACTTTCCCAATGATCCCAAGGTCGCGACGATCGGCGACCAGTATATGTTCGGCCCCGCCTTCCTCGTCGCCCCCGTCACCGATCAGGGCGTGACGAAGCGCCCCGTCTATCTGCCCGCCGGCGCCGACTGGTATGATTACTGGACCAACCGCCGCTACACCGGCGGCCAGACGATCGAGGTCGCCGCGCCCATCGATCAGGTGCCCCTGTTCGTCCGTGCCGGCTCGATCGTGCCGATGGGCGTGCAGGTGCCCAGCACCGCGACGAAGCAGCCGCTGGAGGCGATCCGCGTCTATCCGGGCCGCGATGCCAGCTTCACGCTGTACGACGATGACGGCACCACCAACGCCTACAAGAAGGCTGCTGGCGGCCGCTCGGCCACGCTGCGCTGGGACGACGCCGCGGGCCGCCTCACCGCCTCGGGCAAGCTGCCCACCGACCAGAACCCGGCAACGCTGGTCCAGGTGATCCGCCCGGCATCGTAG